The following are from one region of the Muntiacus reevesi chromosome 3, mMunRee1.1, whole genome shotgun sequence genome:
- the IHH gene encoding indian hedgehog protein: protein MSPARLRPRLRFCLLLLLLLVPAARGCGPGRVVGSRRRPPRKLVPLAYKQFSPNVPEKTLGASGRYEGKIARSSERFKELTPNYNPDIIFKDEENTGADRLMTQRCKDRLNSLAISVMNQWPGVKLRVTEGWDEDGHHSEESLHYEGRAVDITTSDRDRNKYGLLARLAVEAGFDWVYYESKAHVHCSVKSEHSAAAKTGGCFPAGAQVRLESGARVALSAVRPGDRVLAMGEDGNPTFSDVLIFLDREPDRLRAFQVIETQDPPRRLALTPAHLLFTADNHTEPAAHFRATFASQVQPGQYVLVAGVPGLQPARVAAVSTHVALGAYAPLTRHGTLVVEDVVASCFAAVADHHLAQLAFWPLRLFHSLAWSSWTPGEGVHWYPQLLYRLGRLLLEEGSFHSLGMAGAGS, encoded by the exons ATGTCTCCCGCCCGGCTCCGGCCCCGCCTGCGGTTctgcctgctcctgctgctgctgctggtgccgGCGGCGCGGGGCTGCGGGCCGGGCCGGGTGGTGGGCAGCCGCCGGCGGCCACCGCGCAAGCTCGTGCCGCTCGCGTATAAACAGTTCAGCCCCAACGTGCCCGAGAAGACCCTGGGCGCCAGCGGCCGCTATGAAGGCAAGATCGCGCGCAGCTCGGAGCGCTTCAAGGAGCTCACCCCCAACTACAATCCAGACATCATCTTCAAGGACGAGGAGAACACCGGCGCCGACCGCCTCATGACCCAG CGCTGCAAGGATCGCCTGAACTCGCTGGCCATCTCGGTGATGAACCAGTGGCCCGGGGTGAAGCTACGGGTGACCGAGGGCTGGGACGAGGACGGTCACCACTCGGAGGAATCGCTGCATTACGAAGGCCGCGCGGTGGACATCACCACGTCGGACCGCGACCGCAATAAGTACGGACTGCTGGCGCGCTTGGCAGTGGAGGCCGGCTTCGACTGGGTGTATTACGAGTCCAAGGCCCACGTGCATTGCTCCGTCAAGTCCG AGCACTCAGCCGCAGCCAAGACAGGCGGCTGCTTCCCTGCTGGAGCGCAGGTGCGCCTGGAGAGCGGGGCACGTGTGGCCTTGTCAGCTGTGAGGCCCGGAGACCGAGTGCTGGCCATGGGGGAGGATGGGAACCCCACCTTCAGCGATGTGCTCATTTTCCTCGACCGTGAGCCAGACAGGCTGAGGGCCTTCCAGGTCATCGAGACCCAGGATCCCCCGCGCCGCCTGGCACTCACACCCGCCCACCTCCTCTTCACGGCCGACAATCACACTGAGCCAGCTGCCCACTTCCGAGCCACGTTTGCCAGCCAAGTGCAGCCTGGCCAGTATGTGCTAGTGGCTGGGGTGCCAGGCCTGCAGCCTGCCCGAGTGGCGGCTGTCTCCACGCATGTGGCCCTGGGAGCCTACGCCCCATTAACGAGGCATGGGACACTGGTGGTGGAGGATGTGGTGGCCTCTTGCTTTGCGGCTGTGGCTGACCACCACCTGGCTCAGTTAGCCTTCTGGCCCCTGCGACTGTTTCACAGCTTGGCGTGGAGCAGCTGGACCCCAGGGGAGGGTGTGCACTGGTACCCCCAGCTGCTCTACCGCCTGGGACGTCTCTTGCTGGAAGAGGGCAGCTTCCACTCGCTGGGCATGGCCGGGGCAGGGAGCTGA